The following nucleotide sequence is from bacterium.
GAGGCGCAGCCGGAAGGCTGCGAATGCCGCGCCGACGGAGAGCAGCGCCGCGCCGACGCCGGCGAAGCTCGCCGTCGTACGCCCCGCCGGCCGCCGCCGGCACAGGAACGGCAGCGACGGGAGGTCGCGCAGCACGACCAGCACCCGCGAGAAGCCGTAGTGCGACTGCCCGGAGCCGCGCGGGCGGTCGCGCGTCTCGATCTCGGCGACGCGTGTGCCGTCGACGCCGAGGATTGCCGGCAGGAAGCGGTTGAACCCGCGCGGCAGCTGCACGCCTTCGAGCCAGCGGCGCCGGTACGCCTTCAGCCCGCAGCCGCAGTCGTAGGCGGGCACGCGCGTCGCCAGCACGATCAGCCGGTTCGCGACCCACGACGGCAGGACGCGCAGGAAGAAGCCCTCCTCGCGGTGCAGCCGCCGGCCGCTCGCGACGTCGTAGCCCTCGTCGAGCTTCGCGAGCAGCTTCGGGATGTCGTGCGGGTCGTTCTGGCCGTCGCCGTCGAGGGTGACGACGACCTCGCCGCGCGCCACCGAGAAGCCCGCGCACAGCGCCGATGCTTCGCCGAAGTTGCCGTCGAGGTCGACGACGCGCAGGTGCGGGTTCTGCGCCGTGAGCGCCCGGAGGCGCGGCAGCGTCTCGTCGCGGCTCCCGTCGTTGACGAAGAGCAGCTCCCAGGGCCGGCCGAGCCGTGTCGCCACGGCGGTGAGCTCGTCGTGCAGCGGCACGACGTTGCCCTCCTCGTTGTAGACGGGAACGACGATCGAGAGCGCGGGCCGCGGTGCGGCGTCGGGCATCAGTCGAAGAACCGTGCCGTCGCGTCCGCCACGTGCTCGACCTCGGCGTCGGTGAGGTCCGGGTGCACGGGAAGCGAGAGGATCTCGCGGGCGACCTGCTCGCTGCGCGGCAGGGCGGAGCCGACGCCGAAGGCGTTCTCCCAGGCGGGCTGGCGGTGGATCGGAACCGGATAGTGGATGCCGGTCTCGACGCCCGCGTTCTCGAGATGCCGGCGGAGGGCTTCGCGCCGCTGCGTGCGCACGACGTACTGGTGGAAGACGTGCGTGCGCCGGGCGTCGGCGGGCGGGACGACGATCCGCCCGCGCAGGCGCTCGGAGTAGTGGGCGGCGATGGCCTGGCGGCGCGCGTTGCGCACGTCGAGCAGACGGAGCTTCGCGCGCAGCATGCCGGCGTGCAGCTCGTCGAGCCGGCTGTTGCCGCCGTAGAACGCGTGCTCGTTCTTCTTCACCTGGCCATGCGTGCCGAGCAGCTTGATGCGGGCGGCGAGCTCACCGTCGTCGGTGCTGACGAAACCCGCGTCGCCGTAGGCGGCGAGGTTCTTCACGACACCGAGGCTGAAGGCGCCGGCGACGCCGAAGCCGCCGACGCGCTTGCCGTCGAGCGTCGCGCCGTGCGCGTGCGAACAGTCCTCGACGAGCTTCAGGTTGCGCTGGCGGGCGATCTCGAGGAGCGGCGCCATGTCGACCGGGAAGCCGTACATGTGGACGACGAGGATGCCCCGCGTGCGCGGCCCGATGCGCGTCGCCAGGTCGTCGACGTCGGGGCCGAGATCCTCGAGGCGGACGTCGGTCGCGACCGGGCGTACCCCGGCGTCGTGCAGCGCCTCCACGGCGGCCATGAACGCGTTGGCCTGGATCAGCACTTCGTCGCCGGCGCCGAAGCCGGCGGCACGCACGGCGAAGCGCAGCGCGTCCGTGCCGGAGGCGACGCCGCGCACGTAGCGCACGCCGAGATAGTCGGCCATCTCGGCTTCGAAGGACTTCTGCTCCTCGCCGTTCAGGAGCTGCATCCGTTCGAGCACGCGTTCACAGGCCGCCAGCAGCTCTTCCCGCTGGGCCTCGAACTCACGCGTGAGCTCGATCATCCGGACGCGTGAGGGCCGTTCGGCCCGCGCTAGCGCCTCCATGCGATCGTTCGCTCCTCCAAAGGAATTCGCGTATCCCTACCGGTCGTCCCTGGGTTGCGCAAGGCGGTTCCGGACTTGCGTTGACTTTCGTTCGCGGCTCCCTAAAGAGCGCTGCGTGGGGGCGCGGGAGGACGTGGAGCAGCCGGGGCGAATCGCCGCGGCGCTCATCGCGCTCACCACGGCCGCGGTGCTCGCGCTGCACCTCGATCGGCCGGCGTTCTTCGACAACGAGGGACGGTATGCCGAGGTCGCTCGCGAGATGCTGCTGCGTGGCGACTTCGTCACGCCGACGATGGACTGGACGCTGTTCCTCAACAAGCCGCCGCTCGCCTACTGGACGACGGCGCTCGCGTTCTCGTTCGTCGGCTTCACCGAGTGGGCGCGCCTCTCGACGATCGCCGTCGCCATGGTCACCGTCTATTGGACCTGTCGCCTCGGCGCGCGCATCTGGAGCGTGACCACCGGCCTGTGGGCCGGGGCGATCCTCGCGACGACGATCGGCTTCGCGCTCGAAGCCCGCACGCTGCGTCCCGACTCGTTCATCATCGTGTCGACCGTCGGTGCGATCCTCTTCTGGCATCGCGCGGAGTACGGACCGGCCGCGGCGCGCACGCGCAACCTGGTCGCGCTCTACGGGCTGCTCGGCGTCGGGGTTCTCGCGAAGGGGCTGGTGCCGATCGTCGTCGCGGGGATTCCCATCGGCGTCGTGATGCTGCGCGAGCACGGGCTCGCGGCCATCCGGCGGATGCGTCCCGGGCTCGGGCTCGCGGTGCTCGCGCTCGTCGTGCTGCCCTGGCACGTGCTGGTCGCGCTCGAGCATCCGGGGTTCGCCTGGGACTACGTCGTCAACCAGCACCTCCTGTTCTTCCTCGACAAGAAGTTCCCGCGCGATTCCGAGGGCGACCCGCTGCCGTTCTTCTGGGCGGCGTTCCTCTTTCGCGCAGCGCCCTGGATCCTGGTCGTGCCGTTCACGCTGCCGGAGGCGTGGCGCGGGCTGCGCCGCGGCGATCCGGCGGCGCGCGGTGCCGTCCTCGCCTGGGTCTGGCTCGCGGGCGTCGTCGGGTTCTTCTCGCTGCCGCCGTCGCGGCTCGAGCACTACAGCCTTCCCGCGCTGCCGGCCGTCGCGCTGCTCGCGGCGCACGCGCTGGAACGGCTGCGGACGGGTGCGGTCGGCTCGGCGCCGTGGTGGTGGCTCGGTCTCGTCGCGGCGCTGCTCACCGGGGCAGGGCTGACCGGCCTGGTCGCGGGCACGTCGTTGCTCTCCAGGGTGTACTGGATCACGCAGGTGCCGGACTTCCTGCCGCTGGTGGTCCCGGCGGCGCTCGCGGCCAGCGCCGGCGGACTGGTCCTCGCGACGGCGGTCCGCCGCCGCCGCCCGCGGCTGGTCGCGGCCGGGTTCGCGCTCGTCGGCGTGCCGCTGGCGGCCATCGTGCTCCGGGCGCAGGCGGTGGCGGAGCCGCTTTTCTCGTGGAAGCCGGTCGGGCAGGTGGTGCGGGAGCATGTTCCCGAGGCGGTTCCGGTCGTGTTCGAGTCGCCGGAGGAGTATCAGATCGTCGGTGGGCTGGTATTCTACAGCGGCCGTCGCATCGAGATGCTCGAGCCGCCGGGATTCGTCCCGCCGACGTACCTGGAGGGCAAGACCGAAGAGATGTTCCTGCGCCGCGCCGATTTCGACCGTCGCTGGCAGAGCGGCGAGCGGCTCGTGTTCGTGAGCGACTCGCAGAAGCGTCGCGATCGACCCGACGGGTTGGTTCCCGCACCGTTCCACGTCCTCGCCCGTTTTGGTGACCGATGGATCCTCGCCAACTACCCGGTACCCGCGGCCTCCTGACAGCCTGCGCGCTCGCGCTGCTCGCCGCGCTCGCGACCTCGGCGACCGCGTTCGAGCTGCCGTGGACGCCGCCCGGGGTCGAGAAGACCAGCTTCGTCCCCGTGCCCGAGATCATCCTCGATCCGAACGAGGGCAACACCTACGGCCTGATGGGCGTGTGGCTCCTTCTCGACGAGAAGGACGAGATCAAATACATGCTCGCGCCCGACGTCCGCTACAACGAGACGAAGGGCGTCTTCCCGACCCTCCGTCTCTTCGGGTACCCGAGCGACACGCGGCGCTACTCCCTCGCCGTCGGCAAGTCGACGACGATCGACGAGAACTACGAGTTCGAGTACGCGGATCGCGGCCTGTGGGAGAAGCGCGCCTTCTTCCTCGCGAAGGCGGGCTACGAGCGCGACTCGACCGAGCGTTTCTACGGCTTCGGCAACACGTCGCGTGAAGACGACGAGTCGAACTACACCGGCGAGGAGTTCCTCGCCGACGCCACGCCCGGCTTCTGGATCGTCCCCACCGTCAACGTCTCCTACCGCATGCGCATCCGACGCTACGCGGTGGCGCACGGCCAGGTCGACGGCGTGCCGTTCATCGACGCGCCCCGCTTCCGGCGCAACCCGCGCACCGACGTTCGCGCGCGCGGCCTCGACGCCGGCGTGTATTGGGCGCACAAGCTCGCCGTCGCCTACGACACGCGCGACTCGATCGACCTGCCGACGCAGGGCGCGCTGTCGCAGATCTACGTCGACGCCGCCGACCGTACGCTCGGCAGCAAGACGTCGTACATGAAGTTCGGCTTCGAGACGCGCGGCTTCATCCCGCTGCGCGGCGAGAAGCGCAACCCGATCATCGCGCTGCGCGCGCTCGCCGACTACGTGTCGGGCCCGAAGGACACGCCGTTCTGGGAGCGCAGCAGCCTGGGCGGCCGGCGCACGCTGCGCGGCTACGGCGGCGACCGCTTCATCGGCTTCAACCGCTCGCTCGGCACCGCCGAGCTGCGGACGCGGGTCTATCAGCGGCGGCTCTTCGGCGTGAAGGCCGAGCTCGAGCTCGCGCCGTTCGTCGAGGCCGGGCAGGTGTGGAAGGGGGTCACGAACAGCCCGGTCGACGACCTGCACTGGGTGTACGGGCTAGGGTTCCGCGGCATCGTCGCGCCGCAGATCGTCGCCTTCGTCGACGTCGGGCAGGGGACGGAGGGTATGTCCATCTTCACCGGGATCGACTACCCGTTCTGACGGCTCGGGTGCCGGCACGAGACCCTTCGGCCGGACGACGAAGAGCGCGAGGCTGCCGCGGCTGGCGTCGCGCGCGTCGCTGACCAGCAGCGGGCGCAACGGCCGCCCTGCGCGATCGCGCCAGCGCTGCCATTCGTCCTCCCACAGGAGGAGATAGCTGGGGTCGTCGGTCGCCTCGCCCCAGCGCTGCACCGGCCGCGGCGCGTAGAAGCGCATCCCCGGGTCGGGCTTGTAGAAGGCGTGCAGCGTGGCGGCGGGCGGCACGCGGCGGTCGATCTGGCGCATGAACGCGGCGAGGCTGCGCGTCCGGGCGACCGGCGGGTGCACGAAGGCGTCGAACGCCATCGTCCAGCCGAGCGCCAGCACGGCGAGGATGGTGACGACGCGACGCCAGTCCGCCGCCCGCGCGGCGCGCGCGAGAAAGACGCTCGCGATGCCGGCCGCGATCGCGAGCGGCCCCAACAGGGAGCCGACGGCGGAGATCGCATCCTCGACCACGTCGGCGCCGATCGCGTCGCGCGGATCGAGCCACGGACGGAACGGCGCGACGACGTCGACACCCGCCGCGAGCGCGACCACCGCCGCGGCGAGCACGAGCAGCACGGGCGCGTAGAGCGCCGTCGTGAAGCGCAGTGCCGTCGCCACGCGCCCCGTCGGCGGCGGCCCCGCGAGCGCCGCACCGACGAGCAGCGCGAACGCGGGGAACGCGGGCAGCAGGTAGACGCTGCGCTTCGCGTCGGCGAGCGAGAAGAAGACGAGCGTCACGACCGCCCACGCGAGCGCGAACGCCGCGGCCCGGGCCGCCGGCGTGTCGCCCCGGCGCGGCGGCACCGCGGCGAGCGGCAGCAGCGGGGTCCATGGCAGGAGGCCGACGAGGCCGAGCAGCGGGAGGTAGAGGATGCCGTGCGCGTGGCCGGTCTTGGCGTCGTCGGTGTCGATGAAGCGGAGCCAGTTCTCCTTCGCGACCA
It contains:
- a CDS encoding glycosyltransferase family 2 protein produces the protein MPDAAPRPALSIVVPVYNEEGNVVPLHDELTAVATRLGRPWELLFVNDGSRDETLPRLRALTAQNPHLRVVDLDGNFGEASALCAGFSVARGEVVVTLDGDGQNDPHDIPKLLAKLDEGYDVASGRRLHREEGFFLRVLPSWVANRLIVLATRVPAYDCGCGLKAYRRRWLEGVQLPRGFNRFLPAILGVDGTRVAEIETRDRPRGSGQSHYGFSRVLVVLRDLPSLPFLCRRRPAGRTTASFAGVGAALLSVGAAFAAFRLRLAPAVLAAFGAAVATAVRHNVLRFVQAREAGVFRIRRVLDGSSAAEHRDRGRGVLGQEPAPHLPQAAFGTGRRGL
- a CDS encoding glycosyltransferase family 39 protein; its protein translation is MGAREDVEQPGRIAAALIALTTAAVLALHLDRPAFFDNEGRYAEVAREMLLRGDFVTPTMDWTLFLNKPPLAYWTTALAFSFVGFTEWARLSTIAVAMVTVYWTCRLGARIWSVTTGLWAGAILATTIGFALEARTLRPDSFIIVSTVGAILFWHRAEYGPAAARTRNLVALYGLLGVGVLAKGLVPIVVAGIPIGVVMLREHGLAAIRRMRPGLGLAVLALVVLPWHVLVALEHPGFAWDYVVNQHLLFFLDKKFPRDSEGDPLPFFWAAFLFRAAPWILVVPFTLPEAWRGLRRGDPAARGAVLAWVWLAGVVGFFSLPPSRLEHYSLPALPAVALLAAHALERLRTGAVGSAPWWWLGLVAALLTGAGLTGLVAGTSLLSRVYWITQVPDFLPLVVPAALAASAGGLVLATAVRRRRPRLVAAGFALVGVPLAAIVLRAQAVAEPLFSWKPVGQVVREHVPEAVPVVFESPEEYQIVGGLVFYSGRRIEMLEPPGFVPPTYLEGKTEEMFLRRADFDRRWQSGERLVFVSDSQKRRDRPDGLVPAPFHVLARFGDRWILANYPVPAAS
- a CDS encoding DegT/DnrJ/EryC1/StrS family aminotransferase, yielding MIELTREFEAQREELLAACERVLERMQLLNGEEQKSFEAEMADYLGVRYVRGVASGTDALRFAVRAAGFGAGDEVLIQANAFMAAVEALHDAGVRPVATDVRLEDLGPDVDDLATRIGPRTRGILVVHMYGFPVDMAPLLEIARQRNLKLVEDCSHAHGATLDGKRVGGFGVAGAFSLGVVKNLAAYGDAGFVSTDDGELAARIKLLGTHGQVKKNEHAFYGGNSRLDELHAGMLRAKLRLLDVRNARRQAIAAHYSERLRGRIVVPPADARRTHVFHQYVVRTQRREALRRHLENAGVETGIHYPVPIHRQPAWENAFGVGSALPRSEQVAREILSLPVHPDLTDAEVEHVADATARFFD
- a CDS encoding glycosyltransferase family 39 protein yields the protein MSARREGMLLVGVCLMLYLTGVGEVPFYTRGEPREGMVVQEMQRTGEWLVPARPDGDLARKPPLYYWLGAVALAVLPERAELALRLPSAIAATAGVAATWTAARAAFGPAAALPAAAVLATSFEWVRAATSARVDMVLGGALAITFAGFTLALVRRGRGPLVLATAGAALAALAKGPVGLALPALAIGALMAVRRDRSLLAWLRPIHVLGVAGAVAALWYGAALMKYGAAFFEVVAKENWLRFIDTDDAKTGHAHGILYLPLLGLVGLLPWTPLLPLAAVPPRRGDTPAARAAAFALAWAVVTLVFFSLADAKRSVYLLPAFPAFALLVGAALAGPPPTGRVATALRFTTALYAPVLLVLAAAVVALAAGVDVVAPFRPWLDPRDAIGADVVEDAISAVGSLLGPLAIAAGIASVFLARAARAADWRRVVTILAVLALGWTMAFDAFVHPPVARTRSLAAFMRQIDRRVPPAATLHAFYKPDPGMRFYAPRPVQRWGEATDDPSYLLLWEDEWQRWRDRAGRPLRPLLVSDARDASRGSLALFVVRPKGLVPAPEPSERVVDPGEDGHTLRPLPDVDEGDDLRRDDAAEP
- a CDS encoding BamA/TamA family outer membrane protein translates to MDPRQLPGTRGLLTACALALLAALATSATAFELPWTPPGVEKTSFVPVPEIILDPNEGNTYGLMGVWLLLDEKDEIKYMLAPDVRYNETKGVFPTLRLFGYPSDTRRYSLAVGKSTTIDENYEFEYADRGLWEKRAFFLAKAGYERDSTERFYGFGNTSREDDESNYTGEEFLADATPGFWIVPTVNVSYRMRIRRYAVAHGQVDGVPFIDAPRFRRNPRTDVRARGLDAGVYWAHKLAVAYDTRDSIDLPTQGALSQIYVDAADRTLGSKTSYMKFGFETRGFIPLRGEKRNPIIALRALADYVSGPKDTPFWERSSLGGRRTLRGYGGDRFIGFNRSLGTAELRTRVYQRRLFGVKAELELAPFVEAGQVWKGVTNSPVDDLHWVYGLGFRGIVAPQIVAFVDVGQGTEGMSIFTGIDYPF